Within the Camelus dromedarius isolate mCamDro1 chromosome 9, mCamDro1.pat, whole genome shotgun sequence genome, the region CTCCTGCCTCCATCCGTTCTAGGATATGGTGGATCCACTCTACATCTGAGAGGCTTACATCTCCATATATTTCCTCAGCCAGGATTTTGGACACAGGTAATTGTACCTCAGTCTGTACCTTCAGAGATGGATGACGCTGCAAAATCCACTGCCACTTGGCCCCGAGTGGTTTGCCTTGGAGTTTATGAGCTTCCACATTCTTCTTCAATATTTGGGATAAATATGGGGTCTTTAAGTCAGACTCTTCAGACTCTGAAGTTGTATCCAAAACATGTAGAGGCTTGTATTTCTTCAACAAttcttcttgtttatctataaaCCCTGTCCCTGGGAATATCCTGGATTTCTCAAGTACTGTAGCCTTATCCTCCCAGGATATTTGTTTAGTTGGTTCTAGCATGGGTaacttctctgccctccccagaaCTGTTGAGATCAGTTGCTTGGATGGGCTTTTCAGAACTCCCAGTTTTATAGCACTGCCTTTGACCTCAGGGATTCTTTTTCGAATAGAAGGTACTGCTTCTCTTCCTCTTaggtcttttttcctttcttctagtaATTTAaatcgtttttctttttttaagatctcTTTTTTCTTGCCCACCTCTTCTTCCAACaagcttctctcctcttcctcctctctctcactcAAACTTTCCATCTCTTCCTCACGCGTGCTTTCCTTCTCAgacacttcctcctccttctcctcctcttcctcctcctgctgcaacttctcctcttcctcctcctccccttcctcttcctgctcttccctctcctcctcttctaccTTCTCGtctcccatctcctcctcttctacctcttcctcttcctcttcctcctcttgctcctcctcctcttcttcctcctcgtCAGACAAACTCTCTTGCTCTATTTCATTTAACAGGCTTTCCATTTCTTCAGAGAGGCTctcttcacttttcactgtatccCCTTGAGTGGGAAACTCTTCCTGTTGCATTTCAACTCTCtttagcttttctctctctcttgaccTTTGTTTAAGGAATGGCTTtgcctcttcttcttcctctgttattccttcctcctcttcttcctgtaTGACTTCTCTCTGTTGCCTGGCCaatctcctttcttcctcagtcatttttttctctttctttatcattcttctcatttctttggCCAGTTTTCTCTGCCTCTTAGCCAGTTTCTTCTCATCTGTGGTAATTTCTGGTTGTTCCTCAGAAAAATCCCACTCTTTGGCATCAAGTTCACTCTGTGTCTTGCTCAGTTCCCTTTCCTTAATGAAGAATGCCCTCCTTAACTTTGTCATCTCTATTTCTCTCTGGGTTATCATCCTTTCTTCTTTGATAAGGTCTTGAAGTACCTTTAAGGTTTTGCTGCTCACTTTTGATGGTTCCTTAGAAATGCCCTTGCTTTCTCTAGCTAACTTCCTTATTGCTTTGGCTAGCTTCCTTTGTTCCTGGGCATATACTCTCCCTTCTCTAATAAACTCCAATTTTCCTTTGGCAATGTCCATTTCCTCTGTGGCCAGTATCCTATCTTCATAGACCAGTACCTTCTCCTCTAGTGACAATTTCCTCTTAATTAGTTCTCGCTCATCCTTGATTAGTTTCTTCTGTCTTGAAGTTTCTTGAGTCTCTTCCTTGAAGAGAGCTTCCTGACCCTCAGCCAGTGTCATCTTCTCCTGGGCCAGTTTCTTCATTTCCATACCCAGTGCCTTTTCTTCCTTACTAATAGACCAGTCACCTCTGAGCTGTTTCAGTTCTTGGAATATCACCCTCTTCTCCTTAGCTAATTTCATTTTGTCCTGGGCTAGTTTGTGCTGTTTCTCAGCCAGGCTTTCCTCTAAATGGGTCAGGTGTTTTTCTACATTATCCAGTTTCTCCTTCTTctggaaaagtttctccttttcctccaacTGCTTCTTCACCATCTGAGCCAGTCTCTTCTTGAACATGTCCAGTTTCTCCTTGTCTTGGattaatttctttctgttctggGTGAGGCTTGCTTTGTGCTGCATTAACTGTTCTTTCCTCTGAGCCAATTTCACCTTCTCCTGAGCCAGATTCTCCTTCTCCAGAGGCATAGTCTTCTGCCTCCAGGCTAGTATCTCCTTGTGTTTGGTGAGTTCTTCCTTGTTCTGGAccaattttttcctttcccaggcCAGTTTTTGGTTATTCTTTATCAACTGCTCCCTTTTCTGGGCAagtctttccttttcctcagaCAGTTTTCCCTCGTGCTGGgccactttcttctcttcctggatCAGCAGTTCTTCTTCCTGGGCCAGTTTTTGCTTATTCTTCATCAATTGCTCCCTTTTCTGGGcaagtctttccttttcttcagacAGTTTTCCCTCGTCCTGGgccactttcttctcttcctggatCAGCAGCTCTTCTTCCTGGGCCAGTTTTTGCTTATTCTTCATCAATTGCTCCCTTTTCTGGGCAagtctttccttttcctcagaCAATTTTCCCTTGTCCTGGGCcagtttcttctcttcctggatCAGCAGCTCTTCTTCCTGGACCgcttttttctcttctatatcCAGTTTCTCCTCTTGCAAGGCCAGTGCCTTTTCCTCCTGAGCCAGTCCCTCCTCTCCCTTAGCCAGTCTctcttcttcctgattcagttcCTCTTCTTTCAAAGCCAGTTCCGCCTCTTCCCATGTGAGGTCCTCCAGTTCCTGGGCTAGTTCCTTTTCTTGCCATGTTAGATCTTGCTCCTTCTGGGCCAGCTTTTCCAGTTTCTGGATCAATATATTTTTTACCTCAACTAGCTTCCCTCCTTTCtttactgttttctcttcttctcgAGCCAGTTTCTCCAATTTCGTGGCCAATTTCTTCCTTTGCTGGGccaatttctctgcttcctggctGAGCATCCCCCGTCTTTGGGCTAGTTTTTCCTCATTCTGGACAAACTTACTCTCTGCCTGGactgttttcctgtctttctgGGCCAGCTGCTCATAGTCTCTGGccagttttctctcttcctgcgccagtattttctcttcctgtgctAGCTTCTTTTCTTCTTGTGCCAGCTTCCTCTCTTCTTTGGCCCGTTTCCTCTCAACCTGTGCCTGTTTATATTCTTTGTGGATCTGTCTCTGCTCTTCTGTAATcacctcttcttcttcttcccactCTGGAGACAGTTCTTCCTCCAGGGTCACTTCTTCTTCATCCTCCAATGGTTGCTCCCTGGACCTGCCTGACATCTTTTCCCAGATCTGTTCCCATTCATCCCATATCAGCTTGCTCATGTCCTTATCCAGCCTTTTTTCATCTGGGAGTAgcttttcttcatccttttgtaatttctcctcttcctcaagacACTTTTTGTCCAAAGATTTCCTCCATTCATCCCAAGATATCCTTGactcaccataagtttgtttccacTCATCCCAGGACTTCTTCCACTCCTGCCAAGGCACCTTTGGCTCTTCCTTAACTGGTCTTCCTTCTTGCTCAACCATTTCCCCCTCTAATTTGGCCATTTTTCCCACTTCCTGACTCACATCCCTCTTggttattttcctctcttttttatcCACTTTTGTTTCCTGCTGGACTGCTTTCCTCTCGTGCTTAGAGGGCTTCTTAGAgggtttcctctcttcctttgttGATAATTGTTTTCCTTTGGTTAGATCTCTTGGttctaaaaaaattactttctttttcttggccTTTTTGGGAAGCACCTGGGTTTCCTGCAAGGCCTTCctgtccctttcttccttttgcacTTGCTCCTCTTCCATGTCTTTGATCACCATGTCCTCTCTAATTGCTTCTCCATGAATAAAAACTGGTTTCTCCTCTGGCCAGGCTACATCCCAGTCAAGGTCCTCAAGCCGTGTCTCACTTTCTCTCTTCAACAGGGGGCAGATCTCCTGAAAGAGCTCCCAGCTGGGCTGTCGATCTGCCAGCATCTCCTGAGCCGTGGTCACTAGCTCCATGTTTAGATCTTCTGACATTTTTGTCTGGGAACCAGATATCCTCAGGGTCATAAGACGACACAGATCATCCCGCCATGATGAGCCATCTCCAGGGGTAATCCTGTGGCCAGGGGCTCCAGAGGCACCCCGCCCTATGGCTTCCACCATCTTCACAACTTTCTGTTCCCTTGCAGGAAATGGAGATTCCTCAGCTGTAACTTCAGCGTCTATTGCCTTCCTCTTGCGCCTCTTTATGGGTTTCTGAATTGTTGCTTTCCTCCCTCTTTTGTCACGCATCTTCCTCAGCATCTTCAGGGTCAATGCAACATAATCCTTTGCGGCATCTTTCTCTGGATGTTCTTGTTCATCTTCTTTTGAAATCTCTGCTATACTGGAGGCTGAAGACCTAGAACCCTCCCCCTGAGTTGGTGTAGCTTCACTCTGATCACCTTGATCCTCTAAGGGACCTGGCTCTGTGTCAGTGTCTTTCATCTTCTTGAGGCTTCGCAAAAATTTTTGAGCtgtagggaaaataaaaagatggagaTAAGGAAAGCATGGGAGGTTTAAACAACATCCTTCCCAGTATCTGGTATGAGCTAAGAGGAACTGCCATAAAAGAAGTAGCCAACAGAGGGGGCTGAGGCCTTTATAAAAAAAAGCATTCCCCTTGCATTATTCCCagtgccttccctcccctcatcACCAGCCACCCAACCCCTGCCAAATCCTAGAGAGGTAGGTCTTGGAGTCTTTCTGAACTTGGGCGGATTCTTCCTAGGAAGGTTCTTTTCTGTGAAAGGATCTTTCCACTTATCTCTGTTCCTACCTGATACATCTTGACTCACTTTAGCCCTAACTCCCCTGCCTCTTGGGGACCCTGAGGCATGAACCAGATCACTCCATACATACTATGCTTTCTGCTTTCTGCTCGGCTCCGTCTCTGGCCTTTGCTGGGCTTGACGGCAACTTCAGGTTCTTCAGAAACTATATCAGGTGGCTTGGAAAAGGAGCTAAGTTCAGAAGCCTCTgtgatatataaagaaaaagtaggCTTTTCATCTCTCTGTGATAAGGTCAGGTTTTCATTCAATCGCTGCTCCACTTGAGTATGAAGGATTTGGAGATCTGTGGCCCGCATTCCCAGCAGATGGTCCAGGGTTTCCTCCCCAACCATTTCTTGCCTATGAAAGTCAAAGGAGAGGAAGGACTGTGCTGAATCAGGGACAAGAgggagaatgagaaggaaagaacTGCTGTGGAACAGGCAGGTGACTTGGCAAAGTGACCAACAGAAAGTGTATGTAGAGGTAAAGGATGGccgagaagaaagaaaaagtctagGAAGCTGAGATGGCAGTGAATGGAGTGATCTGTATATGGGGGCTTCAGGGATAGGAGAAAAGGGTGAAAAAGGGCACTTGAGGAGGAAGGGGACAAACAAGAATaggagaagaaatggagaaaggagTGAGCAGTCAGGGGATCGTCAGGATAGCCTAAGAATGGAAAAAGACTATGAACAAgaaaaaaggacaggaaaagTTAATGAACACTGATGAACAGATAATGAAGGAAGgggggggaaatggggagggggaagaagaaaatcagaaactgGTAAAGAACTGAAGAAGGCACAAAGAACTTACTGCATCTCCTGGAAAGTATCTCGGTTCTGGATCAAGTTTAAGAGTGAG harbors:
- the LOC105096954 gene encoding WD repeat-containing protein 87, encoding MSSPRLIPLWKDFKYLINDMIQKSKQTSDDPKTDVVVLSDRSQILFRESRYPQNMPLICYYISDANFFASLSWVTTSTKEIQAVVWMQSKTEDMVEKRTFSMTERLPPIQSMVHTGSFHILVVYCGDLLLRLFGDHFRSFKSLAVVPCRFNINCLCYDPEMKMLLSGIPGAVVTWTIERTGKGLQIAYMASMPGDELVHDIVLNGPNGSILALCGTVVRVLERQGHGQLGEVKRFTSTTSGSSITCCFTCFDQGFLYAGNKTGEIQVWNLSWGHSLHSFKAHFSSVVCIHSRPEAHTLLTAGKEGLIKEWNLTSGGLLRRLEVGEELYQLQFINSTTFFCQTTHSFFLRSLPCFYNLFNVCGSAPQQVRRIRCGDNWFRILCTTEDGLLHFVSPLTGNLLVLTWPFSILDQAVDWAYDPDKEELFVATGRSEVLVFDTTRCPCPAKYLLCTSPDSQDLVQCLAYGHFHLGRGLQGLMFSGHQSGVIRVLSQHSCARVEKFMHFGAVLALSTLPGGLSGSRENSLLCSYGMDDYIHLSEAVLEGIRVLLRPLASILSSCHLTHLMLLPESVGAITETNCLRLWKFHDFLSSGSQEGLTFIETLPLHQCAIVSFDVCLSLSLFVTGGSDGSVRIWNFHGRLVAMLDSSLHFGPLCFANDRGDLLLTFNQSLYLVSCLKLLPPTLLARLSLMGMTDEVLEVPKPFIPSFFFSFETMFVPKYVYSGQGQQQLVGLESLVNKRAIAFDHNVPHVIEEDEQGSPVLLSSFRRDASDKEETDWKQVRKLPHSHYVIPPQLQLTTWNGLNPYQILRCYFGHGRKWLLAPDCYIPNSVIRARLWPEGSPIYLQCNLHSPMRELEWDKSQQFFFWHSKARTISDVGEYSYEKEEEDFLETRVTKDVTYSVLTDSANRSWLGRKMSEIAINSLIETILSIMIHASPLKYQCCIGALGQIFASYQVSPPLRSETAHRLLDDTTNSNPLIRELAWEGLKRLGMITHLFALPLAQGLMDKDERVRNKALNLVPETGIHTKTSLLNLIQNRDTFQEMQQEMVGEETLDHLLGMRATDLQILHTQVEQRLNENLTLSQRDEKPTFSLYITEASELSSFSKPPDIVSEEPEVAVKPSKGQRRSRAESRKHTQKFLRSLKKMKDTDTEPGPLEDQGDQSEATPTQGEGSRSSASSIAEISKEDEQEHPEKDAAKDYVALTLKMLRKMRDKRGRKATIQKPIKRRKRKAIDAEVTAEESPFPAREQKVVKMVEAIGRGASGAPGHRITPGDGSSWRDDLCRLMTLRISGSQTKMSEDLNMELVTTAQEMLADRQPSWELFQEICPLLKRESETRLEDLDWDVAWPEEKPVFIHGEAIREDMVIKDMEEEQVQKEERDRKALQETQVLPKKAKKKKVIFLEPRDLTKGKQLSTKEERKPSKKPSKHERKAVQQETKVDKKERKITKRDVSQEVGKMAKLEGEMVEQEGRPVKEEPKVPWQEWKKSWDEWKQTYGESRISWDEWRKSLDKKCLEEEEKLQKDEEKLLPDEKRLDKDMSKLIWDEWEQIWEKMSGRSREQPLEDEEEVTLEEELSPEWEEEEEVITEEQRQIHKEYKQAQVERKRAKEERKLAQEEKKLAQEEKILAQEERKLARDYEQLAQKDRKTVQAESKFVQNEEKLAQRRGMLSQEAEKLAQQRKKLATKLEKLAREEEKTVKKGGKLVEVKNILIQKLEKLAQKEQDLTWQEKELAQELEDLTWEEAELALKEEELNQEEERLAKGEEGLAQEEKALALQEEKLDIEEKKAQKLAQEEELLIQEEKKVAQHEGKLSEEKERLAQKREQLIKNNQKLAWERKKLVQNKEELTKHKEILAWRQKTMPLEKENLAQEKVKLAQRKEQLMQHKASLTQNRKKLIQDKEKLDMFKKRLAQMVKKQLEEKEKLFQKKEKLDNVEKHLTHLEESLAEKQHKLAQDKMKLAKEKRVIFQELKQLRGDWSISKEEKALGMEMKKLAQEKMTLAEGQEALFKEETQETSRQKKLIKDERELIKRKLSLEEKVLVYEDRILATEEMDIAKGKLEFIREGRVYAQEQRKLAKAIRKLARESKGISKEPSKVSSKTLKVLQDLIKEERMITQREIEMTKLRRAFFIKERELSKTQSELDAKEWDFSEEQPEITTDEKKLAKRQRKLAKEMRRMIKKEKKMTEEERRLARQQREVIQEEEEEGITEEEEEAKPFLKQRSREREKLKRVEMQQEEFPTQGDTVKSEESLSEEMESLLNEIEQESLSDEEEEEEEEQEEEEEEEEVEEEEMGDEKVEEEEREEQEEEGEEEEEEKLQQEEEEEEKEEEVSEKESTREEEMESLSEREEEEERSLLEEEVGKKKEILKKEKRFKLLEERKKDLRGREAVPSIRKRIPEVKGSAIKLGVLKSPSKQLISTVLGRAEKLPMLEPTKQISWEDKATVLEKSRIFPGTGFIDKQEELLKKYKPLHVLDTTSESEESDLKTPYLSQILKKNVEAHKLQGKPLGAKWQWILQRHPSLKVQTEVQLPVSKILAEEIYGDVSLSDVEWIHHILERMEAGEQLSRGNFHRLCQLLKDLTAKGNLKWMHLAKLEALGYHHKRFLESRSTCISKPSKEPMGPKHLKVIPPIKRKEKESWLKSLAVSTPKSPLATRRIPDPKAINWYLLGEPYRSARAEEISTALKEMKMQHYYPATRDIFTGAHASVEKQTLALMFQKNFWAFKDKGRFPKLPKLEKKAQPSSKKKEEVPLWETFVALYHVLRMLKERYAKDTAAWMEQFYRLMDLYQLKSPRIQRLLQELLMREEPRSQEIIYKEALKTMDLVPGERLFYHLFCGSSHTPKGPLEFQEVVSLPEQNNVRTILPMGIAQYGILELAWKSLPQADLHLTQELPYIVAPTP